In Patulibacter sp. SYSU D01012, a single window of DNA contains:
- a CDS encoding GNAT family N-acetyltransferase, which produces MVLPPVRPLRRSDREAWLALYRGYAAFYGRDDVAGRLDATWERVADGRDGIEALVAVDADDRPVGLAHVREFARPLDGTTGLYLDDLFVAEAARGAGAGRALLEHLRAAAARRGLSVVRWITAEDNAAARRTYDRVAAATSWVTYDLAPDPRPDDDASAR; this is translated from the coding sequence ATGGTCCTGCCGCCCGTCCGCCCGCTGCGCCGGTCCGACCGCGAGGCGTGGCTCGCCCTGTACCGCGGCTACGCCGCCTTCTACGGCCGCGACGACGTCGCCGGGCGGCTCGACGCCACGTGGGAGCGCGTCGCGGACGGCCGGGACGGCATCGAGGCGCTCGTGGCCGTCGACGCGGACGACCGGCCCGTCGGTCTCGCGCACGTCCGCGAGTTCGCCCGTCCGCTCGACGGCACGACGGGGCTGTACCTGGACGACCTGTTCGTCGCCGAGGCCGCCCGCGGCGCCGGCGCCGGGCGCGCGCTGCTCGAGCACCTGCGGGCCGCGGCGGCACGACGGGGGCTGTCCGTGGTCCGCTGGATCACCGCGGAGGACAACGCCGCCGCCCGGCGCACCTACGACCGCGTCGCCGCCGCGACGTCGTGGGTGACGTACGACCTGGCGCCGGATCCGCGTCCGGACGACGACGCCTCCGCCCGATGA